A portion of the Doryrhamphus excisus isolate RoL2022-K1 chromosome 20, RoL_Dexc_1.0, whole genome shotgun sequence genome contains these proteins:
- the cdh5 gene encoding cadherin-5, translating to MALLRLWTMGIVAVVAWSISPGISEESGIPAAVASERQGVGDIVKKETHPVLSRKKREWIWNSLYVEEEKPAPNPYKIGQLKSSQRVEVKRFKIEGEGANSIFTVDQKGDLFVSKSLDREEKSSYNLTARMYDGNNKLIEDSGHFVVQVTDINDNSPVFPRTYNGSIMERSSIGTKVVEVRATDADDPTTANSELRYSLTPDGDLSAFQIDSITGMISCKTSTLDRETKSQYVVVVRAQDMRGMASGSTSTTSVTITISDTNDNIASFTRRTYELQVPEDHKLNERMGTLELEDRDQIQNKEPIFSMPNDNKMFYIDVNLNKDGNLMLRQALDYETRNSYSFTIQVRENHRNLRFPADNVATAVTTAQVNIRVLDVDEAPVFSQPVYTFKVLEERLVNNVGTISARDPDKANKSIRYSILDKDCPIAINPITGQLSTLRTLDRELQATHMFQVKAQEEPSGLESFVKVNIIVEDVNDNKPELAVDEIFVCESDTAKTVIGTLRATDKDDQPASFTFSLASPSSNFSIRDFGNNTADVLVKQGPFNLDDPHEYSVDVSISDGGRPIQTSITKLVIKACRCDARRIPTQCKAVAQKMGVSVHVLIAILLCILTILVIVILFVMKKRYHKDSLANMKNSGEIHEQLVTYDEEGGGEMDTNGYDVSILTSAFHDGSLLRHPDCHPHPSLYAMVQKPHPHHGQPSACKGDMAAMIEVKKDEADHDRDGFPYDTLHIYGYEGPESIAGSLSSLGSSSSGSDSDYDFLSDWGPRFRTLAELYGVDERDYYH from the exons ATGGCTTTGCTTCGCCTCTGGACTATGGGGATTGTGGCCGTCGTGGCCTGGTCCATCTCGCCAGGCATTTCCGAGGAGTCGGGGATTCCTGCAGCAGTGGCGTCGGAGAGGCAAGGAGTTGGGGACATTGTGAAGAAGGAGACCCATCCTGTCCTGTCCCGGAAAAAGAGGGAATGGATCTGGAATTCACTCTACGTGGAAGAGGAGAAACCAGCACCCAATCCATACAAGATCGGACAG CTTAAGTCAAGTCAGCGAGTGGAGGTGAAGAGGTTTAAAATCGAAGGCGAAGGTGCAAACAGCATCTTCACCGTGGACCAAAAAGGCGACCTGTTTGTCAGCAAGTCTTTGGATCGAGAAGAGAAGAGTTCGTACAATTTGACCGCCAGGATGTATGACGGTAACAACAAGCTCATTGAGGACTCGGGACACTTTGTGGTCCAGGTGACGGACATCAACGACAACAGTCCAGTTTTCCCTAGAACTTACAATGGCTCCATCATGGAGAGGTCTTCAATAG GAACAAAAGTGGTCGAGGTGAGGGCAACCGATGCAGACGACCCCACCACTGCTAACAGCGAACTGCGCTACTCTCTGACGCCGGATGGTGACCTCTCTGCTTTTCAAATCGACAGCATCACAG GTATGATCAGCTGCAAAACCAGCACTCTGGATCGGGAAACCAAAAGCCAGTACGTGGTGGTGGTCCGGGCTCAGGACATGAGGGGAATGGCGTCCGGTAGCACATCCACCACCTCcgtcaccatcaccatcagcGACACCAATGACAACATCGCCTCCTTCACCAGAC GAACTTATGAGCTGCAGGTTCCGGAGGACCACAAGCTGAACGAGAGGATGGGGACACTGGAGCTGGAGGATAGGGATCAGATTCAAAACAAGGAGCCCATCTTCTCCATGcccaatgacaacaaaatgttCTACATTGATGTCAATCTCAACAAGGACGGCAACCTCATGCTCCGACAG GCTTTGGACTACGAGACCAGAAACAGTTACTCCTTTACCATCCAAGTGCGGGAAAACCACAGAAACCTGCGCTTCCCAGCTGACAATGTGGCCACGGCTGTCACTACAGCCCAG GTGAACATCAGGGTGTTAGATGTGGACGAGGCGCCCGTCTTTTCACAGCCAGTCTACACTTTCAAGGTGTTGGAGGAACGACTTGTCAACAACGTCGGCACAATCAGCGCCAGAGATCCCGACAAAGCCAATAAGAGCATCCG ATACTCCATCTTGGACAAGGACTGTCCAATCGCTATcaatccaatcacagggcagctGTCCACCCTGAGGACTCTGGACCGTGAGCTGCAGGCCACGCACATGTTCCAAGTTAAAGCCCAAGAGGAGCCAAGCG GTTTGGAGTCGTTTGTCAAAGTGAACATCATCGTCGAGGACGTCAATGACAACAAGCCCGAACTGGCTGTGGACGAGATCTTTGTCTGTGAGAGCGACACCGCAAAGACA GTGATCGGGACTCTAAGAGCCACCGATAAAGACGACCAGCCAGCCTCCTTTACCTTCAGCCTAGCCAGTCCCAGCTCCAACTTCTCCATCAGAGACTTTGGCA ACAACACAGCAGACGTCCTGGTGAAACAAGGCCCCTTCAACCTGGATGACCCCCATGAGTACAGCGTGGACGTGAGCATTAGTGACGGCGGACGCCCCATCCAGACCAGCATCACCAAACTTGTCATCAAG GCATGTCGATGCGATGCCAGGAGGATTCCCACACAGTGTAAGGCCGTGGCTCAGAAGATGGGAGTGAGCGTCCATGTGCTCATCGCCATTCTTCTCTGCATTCTCACCATACTTG TGATCGTGATTCTCTTTGTGATGAAGAAACGCTATCACAAGGATTCACTGGCCAATATGAAGAACAGCGGAGAGATTCACGAACAGCTGGTCACGTACGACGAGGAGGGGGGAGGAGAGATGGACACCAACGG GTATGATGTCTCCATTCTGACATCGGCGTTCCACGATGGCTCGCTTCTCCGCCACCCGGATTGCCACCCCCACCCGTCCCTTTACGCCATGGTCCAGAAGCCCCACCCGCACCACGGCCAGCCCTCCGCCTGCAAGGGCGACATGGCGGCTATGATCGAGGTAAAGAAAGACGAGGCGGACCACGACAGGGATGGCTTCCCGTACGATACGCTGCACATCTACGGTTACGAGGGGCCAGAGTCCATAGCGGGGAGCCTCAGCTCTTTGGGAAGTTCCTCCAGCGGCTCGGACTCGGATTACGACTTCTTGAGCGACTGGGGCCCCAGGTTCAGGACCCTGGCTGAGCTGTATGGCGTGGACGAGCGTGACTACTACCACTAA